A genomic region of Synechococcus sp. NOUM97013 contains the following coding sequences:
- a CDS encoding methyltransferase domain-containing protein: MSFPTFLAPTAVGIAAAAGIYALWTRRNRAYHSSESVASAYDAWTDDRLLETLWGEHVHLGHYGNPPRHRDFRRAKADFVHELVHWSGLDRLPPGSKVVDVGCGIGGSARILARDYGFDVLGISISPAQIRRATELTPEGLSCRFAVMDALDLNLADGEFDGVWSVEAGPHMPDKQRFADELLRVLRPGGALAVADWNRRDPRDGALDARERWVMHQLLTQWAHPEFASIPGFQHNLECSDQRRGLIDTSDWTEATLPSWNDSIYEGLRRPAAVLRLGPSAVLQGLRETPTLMLMRWAFARGMMQFGVFRLSSDQLSSELG; the protein is encoded by the coding sequence CAGCGAAAGCGTGGCCTCCGCCTACGACGCCTGGACCGACGATCGATTGCTGGAAACCCTCTGGGGTGAGCATGTCCATCTCGGGCATTACGGCAATCCCCCGAGGCATCGCGATTTCAGGCGAGCCAAGGCTGATTTCGTGCATGAACTCGTGCACTGGAGTGGATTGGATCGGCTGCCACCGGGTTCCAAGGTGGTGGACGTGGGCTGTGGCATCGGCGGCAGCGCCAGAATCCTGGCTCGCGATTACGGCTTTGACGTCCTCGGCATCAGCATCAGCCCGGCCCAAATTCGACGTGCAACTGAATTGACACCGGAGGGGCTGTCCTGCCGCTTCGCCGTGATGGATGCGCTGGACCTGAACCTCGCCGATGGTGAATTCGATGGCGTGTGGAGTGTTGAAGCCGGTCCTCACATGCCAGACAAACAGCGGTTCGCCGATGAGTTGCTGAGAGTGCTCAGGCCCGGAGGGGCGCTGGCGGTCGCCGACTGGAATCGCCGCGACCCCCGCGACGGTGCCCTTGATGCACGGGAACGGTGGGTCATGCATCAGTTGCTGACCCAATGGGCCCATCCTGAATTTGCCAGCATCCCCGGGTTCCAGCACAACCTGGAGTGCAGTGATCAACGTCGCGGCCTGATCGACACCAGCGACTGGACGGAAGCCACGCTGCCATCCTGGAACGATTCCATCTATGAAGGTCTACGCCGACCGGCGGCGGTGCTCAGACTCGGACCATCCGCCGTGCTTCAGGGATTGCGCGAAACACCGACCCTGATGCTGATGCGCTGGGCTTTTGCGCGCGGGATGATGCAGTTCGGGGTATTCCGGCTCAGTTCTGATCAATTGAGTTCAGAGCTGGGGTAG